In bacterium, the sequence GTGGGGAATGACTTGAACGGTTTTGCCTAAGTACTCGCCCTTGCGCTCTTTTTGAATGACCGAATCGTAAATCTTGCCGGTGGTGACGTTGTTGCGCTTGGAAAGCTTGGCCCGGGTGAAGCGCTCGTAATGGCCCAAGTCGAGATCGGTCTCGGCGCCGTCGTCGGTGACGAAAACCTCGCCGTGCTGAAAGGGGTTCATCGTGCCGGGGTCGACGTTGATATAAGGATCGAGCTTGAGGATGGTGATCTTGAGGCCGCGATTTTCGAGGAGGGCTCCGATGCTGGCGGTGGCGAGACCTTTACCGAGAGAGGAAACAACGCCTCCGGTGGTAAAGATGAACTTCGTTTTCATCACGCTCCTCCGAAACCAGGGGTTTCTTTCCTATAACAAACTGCCTTCGGTCGCGTCAAAACCTAATCCCGGGTTTGGATTAAAAACTTGTGGATAAGATTGTAGGCGGGTCAAGCCAAGGGCGCGGCGGCTTCGAGGCCCAACTTTTCGTCGAAGCCGAAACGGAGATTCATGTTCTGCACGGCTTGGCCCGACGCACCCTTGGTGAGGTTGTCGATCACGCTGACTACCAGGATCTTGTCGGTCCGAGCGTCATAATGAACGCCGAGATGGCAATCGTTGGTGAAGCGCACGTCGCGAGTCGCTGGGAAATCGCCGAGCGGCTTGACTCGGACGAAGGGCTCCTCTTTATAGAAGTCGACAAAAAGGGCGTGGAGCTTCTCGGGGCTCATCTTCTCCCGCGGCTTGGCGTAAATCGTGGACAGAATTCCCCGATCCATCGGGATCAGATGGGGCGTGAAAATGATCGCCACCGGTTCGCCGGCCAGCGCACTCAACTCCTGCTCGATCTCCGGCGTGTGGCGGTGCTTGCCGATGCCGTAGGTCTTGATCGACTCGTTCACTTCGCAAAAGAGGCTGTCGGTCTTGGCGGCCCGGCCGGCGCCGGAGGTTCCGGATTTGGAATCGCAGACGATCGAGTCGAGATGAATCGCCTTGGCTTTGAGCAGCGGCGCCAGGCCCAGGATATTGGTTGTGGGATAGCAGCCGGGATTGGCGATGAGGTCGGCCTGCTTGATTTTTTCCCGATACAGTTCGGGCAGTCCGTAGACCGCTTCCTTAAGGATGCCCTTGGCGACGTGAGGTCCGTACCACTTTTCGTACACGGAGTCTTCCCGGAGCCGGAAGTCGGCGCTGAGGTCGATGACCACCTTCTTCATGTCCCGGAAAGCTTGGGCCGCTTCCATCGCTTCGTGGTGGGGGAGGCCGAGGAAAATCAGCTCGGCCTTTTCGGCGATCGCCTTGGGGTTGAGCGCTTCGAGCGGGAGGTCGAGCTTGCCTTGATAGGCGGGGAAGACCTTGCT encodes:
- the argC gene encoding N-acetyl-gamma-glutamyl-phosphate reductase, giving the protein MSLNVAIVGATGYTGLELARILLNHPKVKIAALTSERSAGETFSKVFPAYQGKLDLPLEALNPKAIAEKAELIFLGLPHHEAMEAAQAFRDMKKVVIDLSADFRLREDSVYEKWYGPHVAKGILKEAVYGLPELYREKIKQADLIANPGCYPTTNILGLAPLLKAKAIHLDSIVCDSKSGTSGAGRAAKTDSLFCEVNESIKTYGIGKHRHTPEIEQELSALAGEPVAIIFTPHLIPMDRGILSTIYAKPREKMSPEKLHALFVDFYKEEPFVRVKPLGDFPATRDVRFTNDCHLGVHYDARTDKILVVSVIDNLTKGASGQAVQNMNLRFGFDEKLGLEAAAPLA